One genomic window of Phalacrocorax aristotelis chromosome 21, bGulAri2.1, whole genome shotgun sequence includes the following:
- the LOC142067044 gene encoding SUN domain-containing protein 5-like — MREARPYPEDHAQCRPDPNPCVEVELVTVPSTSAPCSATQGPAKWRNKATGIARAVLSLAWHPAGALVSLWRHLLSTRIFARQKMGPQSKRFLKVFFLWLPVALAGAYCATLLPVWTTQAKGLIEELTRVSSANLKMLWNLPVLAAEETQKTRFLLEEVARLRAQIRSLKEAQEVNQAASKKALGAYVEMSDWALESSGATIDRQRTSETYDCQENWGCRVLWFFRAAKPPETILQADVSPGNCWPFQGHQGQVVIRLPARVHLTAVTVQHISKDVSPSGTVISAPRDVAVFGVDADGEEETLLGTFTYNVAKEAIQTFPLKNAPLPRAFPSIKLLVKSNWGNPAYTCIYRVQVHGKMAQPESPR; from the exons ATGAGGGAAGCCCGTCCCTACCCAGAGGATCACGCCCAATGCCGCCCTGACCC gaACCCGTGCGTGGAGGTGGAGCTGGTGACGGTCCCTTCCACCTcggctccctgctctgccacgcAAGGGCCTGCCAAGTGGCGCAACAAGGCCACAGGAATTGCAA GGGCGGTCCTCAGCCTGGCTTGGCATCCGGCAGGTGCCCTTGTCTCCCTGTGGAGACATCTGCTGAGCACACGCATCTTTGCCAG GCAAAAGATGGGCCCGCAGAGCAAGAGGTTCCTGAAAGTCTTCTTCCTGTGGCTCCCAGTGGCTCTGG CTGGTGCTTACTGCGCGACCTTGCTGCCGGTGTGGACAACGCAGGCAAAGGGACTGATAGAG gAGCTGACACGTGTGTCGTCGGCAAACCTGAAGATGCTGTG GAACTTGCCCGTTTTGGCGGCGGAGGAAACCCAAAAGACACgctttctgctggaggaggtggctcGGCTGAGGGCACAGATCCGCAGTTTGAAG GAAGCTCAGGAAGTGAACCAGGCAGCGTCCAAGAAGGCTTTGGGTGCCTACGTCGAGATGTCTGACTGGGCCCTGGAAAGCTCTG GTGCCACCATTGACAGGCAGAGAACTTCCGAGACCTACGACTGCCAAGAGAATTGGGGCTGCAGGGTTTTATGGTTCTTCCGCGCTGCCAAGCCTCCTGAGACTATTTTGCAG GCGGATGTTTCCCCAGGAAACTGCTGGCCTTTCCAAGGGCATCAGGGCCAGGTGGTCATCAGGTTGCCAGCACGAGTCCATCTGACTGCCGTCACTGTGCAGCACATCTCCAAAGACGTGTCTCCATCTGGGACCGTCATCAGTGCCCCCAGAGACGTCGCTGTCTTT GGAGTGGATGCGGACGGAGAAGAGGAAACTCTCCTTGGGACGTTCACGTACAACGTGGCAAAAGAGGCTATTCAGACCTTCCCTCTGAAG AACGCGCCGCTTCCCAGAGCCTTTCCGTCTATCAAACTTCTTGTGAAGAGCAACTGGGGAAACCCAGCGTACACCTGCATTTATCGAGTGCAGGTTCATGGGAAGATGGCGCAACCGGAAAGCCCCAGGtga